The DNA segment AGCTGTTCAAGCAGCATGGTGCGGGCCAGCTCATGCGGCAGAGTCATCTTGCTCAATGAAAGTTTGATTCTAGCCACGTTTTTTACTTCATCAGATAGCCCGAAAGGTCCGCCGATTACAAAGCAGGGCGTAAGGTTCGGGTCTTCCGTCCATTTTAGCAGACGCTTTGAAAGATCAACTGAGGTTATTTCTATGCCGGTTTCATCAAGGCAGATGACCATGTCCGAAGGGCGAATTTTCGTTATGATGGCTTTACCTTCGCGCAGCACTTTGTCTTCCGGTGGAAGTTTTCCCGGAGCATCTTTAAGAATAGTTTCATCAAGTTTATGAAATCTTCCCAATTTTTTTGCATAATGAGCGCAAGCCTCATTAAAAAAAGGTTCCTTAAGTTTGCCTACCCAGATGAATCTTAATTTACTCATATAATACTATTTCCCTTTCAAGGTTGCTTCAAGCTTGCCGTCTTTTAATGTGATCAGCACATACCCGCCGCCGGAAGCCATGCCCGGATTAAAAATACGTGATTTTCCTATGACATCTTCACCTTTTGATTCGTGAATATGCCCACTTACGACAATATCAGGTTGAACTTTTTCAATGAAGGCTCGAACAGAGTGGCTGCCTACATGCTGCCCGTTTGAAAGCATGTCCAGCTTGGTATTGTAGGGCGAGTCATGCACGGCGAGAATAAGTTGATTGTAGTCACCGATTTTTTTGTATGTTTCTTCAAGCCATTGTCCGAGCTGTTTTTCGCTTACTTCGCCGGGAGTGCCGAATGGAGTCGGAATAGAAAACCCCACTCCCATGATTTTGATTCCCTCAGCCAGTTCGCGGAATTCCAGATGAAGATTGGCATTTTTATTTTTGAGGAATTCTGTAACATTATTCCGATCCATATTTCCCGCTTGAGCGAGTATATTAGGATTTTTATCGGAAATGGTTTCCCAGAATTTTTCCATTGCACCTAAGGGAGAGTGGTTCGTAATATCTCCAGTGACAATGATTCCAGTTGCATCATGAATTTCAGGAATTAATGATACAAAGTTAAGACTTTGGTGAATGTCACCTAAAGCAATCCAGTTCATTATATTTTCAGGCATATCGTCTCCTGCTGTTTTGATATATGGTCGTCGTTGAAAATGATGTTAATTTTCAGTAGCGTTGCGCCATAGTGATTGCAAGGTTCAATTTAATAGCATTAATGGATTCAAAAACCAATGATGCCAAATCCTGACAATCAGGTTGCCAATTTTATCTGAGAAGGTCTAAGTTGTTTTTATAGTATGCAAATTTTTGTGTAGATTCAGAGTATGTTCAAGCGTATATTTTTCAAAATAGATTATGGAATTTAAATTATGCAACTGAATAATTGTATATATAAAATCGGGTGATAAATTTGGATAAGAATGAAATAAGACGCAGTTTGCAAGTTCAGCGAGAACGGTTGTCTAAATCAGAAGTTGAATCCATGAGCCGTGAGATAGTCTTTTCTGTGCAGTCTCTTGCAGAGTGGAAGAAGGCCAGGGAAGTCCTGCTGTACTGGCCTATCAAAAATGAGGTGGACGTAACCCCGCTGTTTCATGACGCATTGGAATCAGGTAAAAAAATTTTCCTGCCTTGTTGCCGCAAAGATGAACCGGGCATTATGGATTTCGGTGTTGTTAGGGCGGAAGAGGATCTTTTACACGGTTCGTTCGGTATAAAGGAACCATGTCGAAGTAAATGTGAATTTCCTGATGTTGTATCGCCTGATATTATGATAATTCCTGGTGTTGGATT comes from the Maridesulfovibrio ferrireducens genome and includes:
- a CDS encoding 23S rRNA (pseudouridine(1915)-N(3))-methyltransferase RlmH, translated to MSKLRFIWVGKLKEPFFNEACAHYAKKLGRFHKLDETILKDAPGKLPPEDKVLREGKAIITKIRPSDMVICLDETGIEITSVDLSKRLLKWTEDPNLTPCFVIGGPFGLSDEVKNVARIKLSLSKMTLPHELARTMLLEQLYRASSILKGSPYHHV
- a CDS encoding metallophosphoesterase family protein, coding for MPENIMNWIALGDIHQSLNFVSLIPEIHDATGIIVTGDITNHSPLGAMEKFWETISDKNPNILAQAGNMDRNNVTEFLKNKNANLHLEFRELAEGIKIMGVGFSIPTPFGTPGEVSEKQLGQWLEETYKKIGDYNQLILAVHDSPYNTKLDMLSNGQHVGSHSVRAFIEKVQPDIVVSGHIHESKGEDVIGKSRIFNPGMASGGGYVLITLKDGKLEATLKGK
- a CDS encoding 5-formyltetrahydrofolate cyclo-ligase, which produces MINLDKNEIRRSLQVQRERLSKSEVESMSREIVFSVQSLAEWKKAREVLLYWPIKNEVDVTPLFHDALESGKKIFLPCCRKDEPGIMDFGVVRAEEDLLHGSFGIKEPCRSKCEFPDVVSPDIMIIPGVGFDRRGYRIGFGGGYYDRFLARPQKSILLAVGVCYSFQIIDEITVEAWDKPVQSICTDKDIIWPE